A region of the Terriglobales bacterium genome:
CCAACGCCACCAACTCTCTGGATTGTTGCAGGTACCGCTTCACCAGAATCAGAAACTCAGTGGGCCTGCCATCCACGTACCCTCTTTTATCTACCTCTTGCGCCAACAGAGAGAGCACTTCATCGGGAGTGGCTTTCTGACTGACACCAGCCATCCGCAGAAATGAGCGTAGCGGACCAGCAATCGTAACCTCAGCCGTGGATGGAGATGTAGTCGGAGTGGCTGGGGAAGGTTGTGCTGCGGCAGGCACATCCGATGGGGAAGGAGTATCGGCGCTCCAGGCTTCGGTGGACAAGAACAAAACTGTGCACAGAAAAGCCGTTGGAAGAAGAGTGAAAAGGCGAAGAGGAGATTTCATGGCTTAGTCCTTCTCCGAACCCTGCAATTGCAATTGGCCAAGATACCCTATAAACGGCAGAAATTAAACAATTTTACGAATCTTTTACAACTGGTCATCTCGGTCTACTGCGCAGCTTAATGCAAAAAGAATCCGCAGAAACATGAAAAAATCAATGTATTTTTACTTAGGTATAAGTTGCGATTGGCTAAAGCTGCGTGGAGCCTTAAAATCAATGGGTTACGAGCCGGGATTGATCCGTGCCCCATAAATAATAAAGATTTCGATTCTCCACTCCAGGTTGGCTTTGTGAAGGATATTTTTCATTTCTGAATACCTTCTATCTTTAAAGATAAGCATGGGCTATTGCAGTGCACGCCGACTATCGGATTTAGGCGCTACGCTCGGACGATCCCGCTGGGAGTGGGGAGGGGGGTACTTGCTGGCTAGTGTTTTTGGACCCCAAAATCGCGTCTGCCCCCGTCATTACTGGCGAAAATCAATCTGGGGCACGAGACTTGCTGAAGTAGTCCTCAGTCTCCAGTCTCCAGTCCTCAGCAAAAGCAACCGCCAAAACCTTTCGCCGCAGACAAACGGAGATTTTTCGGAAGTTTGTGGGGGATGCCTACCCCACTTGCTGGCTAGTGTTTTTGGACCCCAAAACCGCTTTTGACTCGCGTCATTACTGGCGAAAATCGATCCAGATGGAAGGGACTTGCTGCTAGTCTGCCGGAAGCGGAGAAGAGCCACAAGAAGACAGCCTCAAGCCCGCAGCTTCACGAATTTTCAAAGACCTAAAGGGCGCAAGCCCAGCATTCTTGAATGCGTAACGTAAACACACGTCTAGCGCAATGATGGCCGGCAATTTCCAGGAAGTCAACATGTTGATATCAGAATGATACCGCTTTTGAATTAAACAAAATCCCACACCAGTTGTTGCCGGTGTGGGGCACCCAGGTGGCTTCGCGCAAGACGAATGAAGTGCTTTTTCAACATCCGCGTAAATCCGTGGAATCCGCGGTGAGCTTTTCGTTCTATCCATCTCCGGGATTGCATGGTTACTTCCGGAATTTGCCCTCGCTCTTACCATCATGAATAATGGCTGCACAGAGTATCAGATGCCGTGGTGGAGAGGTCTTCGACGAATCTGGAGTTGGCGGCGGCCGACCGTCGCTATCAGTGGTGACCATGATCCGGTCACGGGCGAGGCCTACTACCGCATGCTGCCCACCGACGACGGTGGCGAAAGCTATCAGATGGAATGTCTGCTTTGTAAAGCACAGGGAAACGTATTGGCAAGCAGATTTACGCACGAAGACAGTTGTCCTTTGTGGCGGGCAGAAAAATAGTTTCGGACGCACCATTCAGTTTCGGAGACGTAGCAAGCTACGCCATTCATTGACGACAAAGCACACAGCCGGGGACGGCTGTGCCACACGATTTAACTAATATTGAGAGGCGATCCCACACCGGCTGTGCCGGTGTGGGGCACCCGGGTTTGTCTCATAGCGGTATCATTCTGATATCAAAATGTTGACTTCCTGGAAATTGCAGGCCATCATTGGGCTAGACGTGTGTTTACGTTACGTATTCAAGAATGCGGGGCTTTATAACCCTTTAGCTCTTTGAAAATTTGCTTCGGACGAGCGTACGGACCTCGGTGGCTAACGGCCACAAGTCTAAGATTTTCGGCACAATAGGGATTCCTCCGCTCCGCGTTCGGAATGACAAGAAACCAACTTTTTCCGCAACGCCTCTGTCTGTGCCTATGTGCTATCCCACTTCCGGCAAGACTACCAGCAAGTACCCCACCCCAGATCGATTTTCGCTAGTAATGACGCGGGTCAAACGCGGTTTGGGGTACTTGCTGCAAGTGGGGTGGTGGCACGGCTCAAACAGCCCCTGGCTCCCTGGAAAGCGCCTGAAGGTTCTCAGAGAATGCCTTGCAGCGGCATGGGCAAACGAGAGATCCTCGGGGTCCTTCGCCGCAAAATACGCGGCTCAGGATGACAGTCCTTAAATGACCTGATGATTCGATGACAAATGACCTGATGATCCGATGAGCCAATGGACGCGGGTTCTGACCTCTGCGCTGATACCGACCCAAGCAAGCACGGGGGGTCCCCCTGAGACCGATCATAATCTGCGGCGAACTTTTGTTTTGGCTAAAAGCTAAGAGCTAAAGGCTAAGAGCTTCTTCTGCCCACGGAACAGAATATTAATTTCCGGTTAAGATTTCCTGGAGAAGCGGACCCTACCGTCGGTTTTTCTTCGCGAGTCGTGTTAGCATTCGAGATGGTCCTTCGCGCTATTTCTTGCAGCAACCGCAAACGGAAAGTACATCTCATCAGACAGCAAAGTTGAGGAGAGCTGCGCCATTCAGGAGTGAGGGACTCCAGCAAGACAAACTAATTCTAGGAGGGCTGACGCATGTTTAAAAGACTCGCCGCACAAATTGCCATTTTGATTTCTTTCTTATTCTTGGCTGTAACCGTGTCCCTTGCACAAGGTGGAGGAAACCAGGGGACCATCGAAGGAACAGTCACCGACCAGTCGGGCGCTGTGGTGCCGGGGGTGGAAATAACCGCCACGCTTACCACCACGGGAGCGGCTTTCAAGGCCACCAGCGGGAATGACGGTTTCTTTGTGTTCCCGATTTTGCCGGTGGGCATTTATGACCTGACGACCAAAAAAGACGGGTTCAGCAGCATCACCGAAGACGGCGTGGAGCTGACCATCGGCGCTAAGTTGAACCTGAAGCTAGTGTTGAAAGTCAGCGGCACGCAACAGACCGTGAACGTGGACGAAGGGGTCCCGGTGGTAGAGACCACGCGCACCCAGGTCAGCTCCACGGTGAATGACCGGGCGGTGGCCAACCTGCCCGCCAACGGGCGCAACTTCATTGATTTTGTGCTGCTCACTCCGGGAGTGAATCGCGACGTGCGCGGCGGCGACCTCAGCTTTGCCGGCCAGCGCGGGACTTTGAATTCGCTTACCGTAGACGGCACCGATAATAACAACTCGTTCTTCGGACAGACGCTGGGGCGCACCGGCTCGGGCCGCGCGCCTTATCAGTTCTCGCAGGATGCGGTGCAGGAGTTCCAGGTCAACACCAACGGCTACTCAGCAGAGTTTGGCCGCGCCGGCGGGGCTGTCATCAATGTTGTTACCAAATCGGGAACCAATAAATTTCATGGCACCGCGTTCGAGTTCTTCCGCGATCGCGGGATGAATGCCAACGATCCTATTTATAACCTGCAGCTCGCCTCCGCCATCGCGGGCGGCAAGCCCGCGCCGCTGCGGCCCAGCTACCACTTCCACCAGTTCGGCGGGAACATCGGCGGACCGATCATCAAGAACCGCGCTTTCTTCTTCTTTGATTACGACGGCCAGCGCAACAACACCGGCAATGCAATTCTTCTCACCTTGCCGACCCCAACCAATGCAAACCAGACGGCGGCGGTGAACTACCTCGCGGCCCGCAGCAACAACTACATCCGCACCTTCAACCAGGATGTCTACCTGGGCAAAGTGGACCTCGCCATCAATAACAGCAACCAGCTCTCGGGCCGCTACAACGCGCAGCGCTTCAAGGGACAGGGCCTGGAGAACAGCGGAACCACCAGCGCCTTCGAGCACACCGGCGCCTCCAACGTAAGCTCAGATACGTTCAACCTTCAGGAGACTGCGACCTTAACACCCAATCTGTTGAACGTCGCCAAGTTCAGCTACCAGCGCGACAGCGAGCCGGGGTTGGCCAACAGCATCAATCCCGAGGCCAACGTGCGTAATCTGGGCCAGACTCTTCTGTTTGTTGGCCGGAACTCGTTCAGTCCGCGCGAGACCACGATTCACCGCCAGCAATACGCCGATACCATCTCCTGGGTGCATGGCCACCACAGCCTCAAGTTCGGTGGAGACATTCTGCGCGACAAGATCCTGAATTTCTTCCCGGGAAATTTCTCGGGCTCGTATACCTTTGCCAGCCTCGATGACTTCGGCAAGAGCCTGCTCGGCCTTCCTGTCACCGCAGCGGGAAACTCCTTCACGGAAGCCTATCCTGGCACAGGAACTACCGGCGCCAAGACGCATCCGAATCTGTGGCAATACGCTGCCTTTGCGCAGGATGACTGGAGAGTGCTCCCGAATTTGACGATCAACCTTGGAGTCAGGTACGACGTGGAACAGGCAGCCCAGCCCCTGGTGCAGAACCCTACGGCCTTGGCGCAGGGACTCGATACCAAAAAGATCCCCAACTCCCACAACGGCGTGGCCCCGCGCTTTGGTTTTGCCTGGCAGCCATTTTCGGATTCGCAATTCGTTATCCGTGGCGGTTACGGCATCTTCTACGGAACCACGCCTTCCATCATGTACGGCACCGCCGATTCCAACAATGGAATCAATGTGCAGACGCTGACATTCAACGCATCGGTAGCCAATCCGCTTCCGGCCTCGTACCCCAACGTCACCTGCGGCGCTCCCATGGCGAACGCCGGATGCCCGGTCCCCACCGGCGCCGCGCTCCCCGCCCCGACAATTTACGTTTTCAATAGGAACTACCAGCAGCCTTACGTGCAGCAATACAACTTTGGCACGGAATATCAGGTCGGCAACAGCGTCTCTGTCTCGATCGGATATTTAGGTGTTCACGGCGTTCATGTGCAGCGCACCCGCGATATCAACGAATCGCCTGTCGAAGTTGTCAAGAGTCTTCCCGTTGCGGGAACCGGACAGGTGCTCTCGTATAACCAGTTGCAGACTGGCCTGCCTGGCTTCCCTCGTCCCTTCACTGGATTCGGCCGCATCTTCGAGTTTGAGAGCAACGCCAACTCGAGTTACAACGGGTTGATCGCTCAGGTGAACAAACGGCTCTCGCACAACTTCCAGTTGTCGGGATCGTATACCTGGAGCCACGTGATTGATGATTCCCCCGATGCCACGGCAGTCGTGCCCGGTACCGATGATGCCAAGCTGATCTACGACCCGAACAACCCCAGGCTTGACCGCGCCAACGGCAACGATGACGTGCGCCATCGCTTCGTTCTCAGCGGTGTGTGGGACTTGAACTATGCCGGCGGCATCCAGAACCCTGTACTCAGGGGGCTGGCGGAAGGCTGGCAGCTTGCCGGAATCTTCAACGCCCAGAGCGGCCAACCCTACACCGCGCTGGTTAATTCCGATCTGAATAACGACGGCAATAACCGCAACGAACGCGCGCCCAGCTTCGCACGCAATACCTTCAACCTGCCGGCCATCGTTACGCTCGATCCGCGCATAACGCGCACCGTTCGTATCACGGAAAGCGCAAAACTGCAGTTCATTGGAGAAGCATTCAACATCTTCAACCATTCGAACATTACCGGGGTGAGAACAACGTTCTATTCTCTCGCCAACAACGTAGGCGGTGGCTGTGATTCTGCAGCCGCTAGTCCCTGCCTGGTTCCGCAGGTATTCAGCAATCCAAGAGTGGGCATCAACGCCTTTGGAATACCTTCATCCGCTGCCGCCGGCGGACAAGGCAACGTTGGCCGCGTGCTCCAGATCGCTGCCAAGTTCACCTTTTAATAGATAAGCAATTCACAGCGGGGCCTCTTCGGAGGCTCCGCTTTTTTGTTTTAGGGAACAGTCAAAGCGCCGGCAGGCAGCTTGCTGTTTCTGTTGCTCATTGCACAACGACGCTCGCCAGACAAGTCAGGAAAGTCTTATTGCTCTTCACAGTCTAGCGCGTCTCTTTTCCAGCTTCTGGAGAAGCCACGCGGCTGGGTAGTGCGGGCAAATGATCGGAAATCCATTGCTCGAGCAAAGCGATCTCATTGTGAGGTACTGAAGAAAAACAAATGCCGACCCGTATGCCGCTGTCGGGAGTGATCACGTTCTTCACTGTTCCGGTTATATGAATAGGCAGCGATGTTCCCGGGAGTTTGAATGACATCGAAATCTGTTGATCGACTTGTATGTCGTGGGTACACCGAAATGCCAACCCATGGACGCTGATATCGATGATTTGACCCTCGATCGGTCCTGCTCCGGTTACAGTTGCAACTACCGGAATGTCGGCCGGACAGCGTGTTGCCCGCCGGCGTTGAAGGAGCATGTTTCCGTAGGCGGCGCGCAGAAAACGCATGGCCTGATCAACATTCATGGGCTTGAACATGATGAAGTTTGCTCCAGCACTCCTCGCAGCCCGCATTTCGGGATCTCCGCTGACCATGGCCAAGACCGTGGACTTGGCGTTTTGCTCAGAATTACGCATGGAGCCCAAGACTCGCGTGGATTCCTCGCTACCGCTCCAATCTATGATCACGGTATCCAGCTTCAAGGTGGTCACTGCATCCAATGCGGTCACAGAATCAAGACAAACCTCAGTATCAATTTCAAAATTATCCAGCACCTGGTTCATTACGGAAAGCACCTGAGCGTCGCGGGTGAACAAAAGGCCTTTCATTTTTTTCACTTCTGCCATGCATCACCTCTTGGATCGCCTTCGCAGTCAAAGGAGTACCACAGTTAAAACCCAACCCCGCATCTTGGCCATGCGCTTACTGCGCAATTCAAGCATTGGCGGGACGTCGCGCTCCACTATAAGGCATCTTTAAGATAACTTCTTTGAAAAATTGGGCATCCGCGACGAGATTCGGACCGTGTTCCCGCCATGAGAGGACCATGTACCAGGCAAGGCTGGATGGTTGCTCCGTCTATCGAGTCAGTGTGGATGGTTGCGGAACTGAACGGCCACAACTCCAGAAAACGCATGGAACTGCCTGGTTCGTCGTTGCAAAAAGAACCCACTCAGGGTTGAGTAAGTGGTTCCCTGTTCTTATCGCTCCTCAGACCTTCAAGGCAATCGTGGCGCGAGCGCTGAGCGGCAAGTGGCAGAGGATCTTTGGCGCTTCCGACGGAATTTGAGCGCGCTTTACCATTTACTTCGTTCCGGTTTGGCGTGTGTCCTTGCCAGAGATACATGGCAGCGTAGGCCCGCCACGGGCGCCAACACTCCGCCCTTTCTTCAAGCTCGCGGGGCGTCTGCGCTGAAACGGCATGCATCAGCCCCAAATCGCCGAATGGAAAGGCGTCGGGTTCGCGCAGGGCTCGCATCGCTACGTATTGCGCCGTCCATTTGCCGATGCCCGGAATCTCACACAGGCGAGCGAGAAAGTTGTTGACCTCAACAATCCCCTCAAAGCTGATGCGCCTGTCGCAAACGGCGCGGGCGAGGGCGCGAATGGTCTCGGCCCGCGCTTTGGGCATCCCGATGCTATCAACCTTGGCATCGGCGAGGACTTCCGGCGGAGGAAACAGATGCGTGAGACCTTTGGCCGCAGAGAACTGCCGGCCAAAAGTCTTCACCAGCAGCCCGGCAAGCGCTGTAGCACCTTTGACCGTGATCTGCTGCCCGAGAATGGCCCGCGTCGCGAGCTCGAATCCATTCCAGCAGCCCGGGACGCGAAGGCCGGGATCAGCTTCAACTCGCGCAAGCAATACCGGATCGATTCTTAATTTTGCCGCGATGGCCGGCCAGTCTGCCGTGAGATCAAACATGCCTCGTATGCGCTCGATAATCAGAAAGAGCAGGCGTGGATCGCCAAACTGAATACGCACTGCGAGTGCGTTATCGCTTTCTTCGAGCGAAACCTCAAAATAGCCGTGGTGCCCGTTCAGGGAAATCGAACGGCGATAACTGCCGCCTTCCACCACTTCGACTCCGGGAGTGGCACGCGGCCCGAGGAACGCCAGCATGCCGGTCCAGTGGTAGGGCGGACGAAAACGAAGGCGAAAGAGATATTGATTTTCCGGTTGGATCGCCGTCTGCCGCACCAGGCCGCGAATTTGTGTTGGGGTTCGCCGATAGGTCTTGCGGATGGCAGCGTTGAACCGTCGCACGGAACCGAATCCGGAGGCAACGGCAACATGACTCATGGGCAGCCTGGTTTCATCAATAAGCTTCTTCGCGAAATGCAGACGGCGTGTCTGGGCCACGGCACTGGGCGTCGCTCCCAGATGCTGAAGGAACAGGCGGCGAAGATGGCGCGAGCCAATTCCCAGACGCTCGGCAAGGACTTCCACTCCGCCGTCTTCAAGCGCACTTTCGTCAATCAACCGCAAAGCCCGCGAAACTGTGTTTGAAGTTCCTAACCAGGCCGGAGTTCCAGGGGAACACTCAGGACGGCAACGCAGACAAGGACGGAACCCTGCTTCAGCGGCTGCTGCCGCACTGGGAAAGTAACGGACATTTTTCTCTTTGGCGGAACGCGCGGGGCAAATCGGGCGGCAGTAGATGCGGCTGCTGAGCACAGCGATAAAGAATTTGCCGTCAAAGCGCACATCGCGCGAGACCCGCGCCTGCGAACACACCCGCCAATCCAGATCCATATTTCTCTCTTGTGATCAGGATAATTGATCTTCCAGCGAGAGATTAGACGTTTTCGGACAGCAATCCATGGCATCCGAACCCGCCATTATTTGTCAATCTGGGCTGCAGCCCGGAGCAGCGTCCGCAAACGTCCAATTCCATTGCTCTCTCTGCTCTATGTTCTATCTTTGGATCGCGCTCGCCGACAGGAGAAAGCTGATGTCTGCCGGAGCGGGCAACGGTTCAATTCACTTCCAAGGGGTTACCGATGATCACGAAGTCAGCTATCTGCAGGTCAGAATATCTTCGAATACTTTTATCCGGAATTCTCGCACTGTTGTTGGTGGTAAGCGGAACGGCCCTGAAGGCGAGTGCCGCTCCAGAAAATTCAGACGAAGCAACCATCAGGAAGCTCAACGACGGTTACATCCAGGCATTCTTGAAATCTGATGTGGGTTGGTACCGCGAGCACCTTGCCGATGACTTTATCTGCATTCTCGGGGATGGCAGCCCGATTGATAAAGCATCCTTTCTCAAAGGCACCGCGGAAGGGCCCGGCGTGGATGACTTTCACCTCGAAGACCTTCACATTCGTATCTACGGAGATACGGCGCTGGTGCAGGCGGTCTCCGTCTATCGCCGCAAAGACGGCACAATAGGAAAGACCCGCTACACCGATGTGTACGTGAAGCAAGCAGGAACGTGGAAGGCGGTCTCCGCCCAACTCACGCGAGTGACTGTGCCCAATCCGTAACCGTGCGAGCGCGTGACGCCAGTTGGCAAAGATGGGACCGGGCTGATGTTAACGTGGCTTGCGTATATGCTCGATCAAACTGGGAGCTGATGAGCTTGCCTGAAAGGTGCCATCGCCAGAATACTTCGCGACAATGCTATGGGCACCCAAACCGAGTTCTAAGGGTCCAAAGCTAACAATTTGCGTACTGCCACTGTTGGGAAGGTTCACACTGGAACCGACCTGAATGCCATTGTTGTCCAGGAGCGCCACACTTCCTGTTGGCGTTCCCGCGGCAGTTGTAACGGTTGCGGTAACAGTAATGGTTTGCCCCATGTGTACCGTGCCCGGTTTCTGTCCTGGAGTGGGATTGGGAAAC
Encoded here:
- a CDS encoding carboxypeptidase regulatory-like domain-containing protein produces the protein MFKRLAAQIAILISFLFLAVTVSLAQGGGNQGTIEGTVTDQSGAVVPGVEITATLTTTGAAFKATSGNDGFFVFPILPVGIYDLTTKKDGFSSITEDGVELTIGAKLNLKLVLKVSGTQQTVNVDEGVPVVETTRTQVSSTVNDRAVANLPANGRNFIDFVLLTPGVNRDVRGGDLSFAGQRGTLNSLTVDGTDNNNSFFGQTLGRTGSGRAPYQFSQDAVQEFQVNTNGYSAEFGRAGGAVINVVTKSGTNKFHGTAFEFFRDRGMNANDPIYNLQLASAIAGGKPAPLRPSYHFHQFGGNIGGPIIKNRAFFFFDYDGQRNNTGNAILLTLPTPTNANQTAAVNYLAARSNNYIRTFNQDVYLGKVDLAINNSNQLSGRYNAQRFKGQGLENSGTTSAFEHTGASNVSSDTFNLQETATLTPNLLNVAKFSYQRDSEPGLANSINPEANVRNLGQTLLFVGRNSFSPRETTIHRQQYADTISWVHGHHSLKFGGDILRDKILNFFPGNFSGSYTFASLDDFGKSLLGLPVTAAGNSFTEAYPGTGTTGAKTHPNLWQYAAFAQDDWRVLPNLTINLGVRYDVEQAAQPLVQNPTALAQGLDTKKIPNSHNGVAPRFGFAWQPFSDSQFVIRGGYGIFYGTTPSIMYGTADSNNGINVQTLTFNASVANPLPASYPNVTCGAPMANAGCPVPTGAALPAPTIYVFNRNYQQPYVQQYNFGTEYQVGNSVSVSIGYLGVHGVHVQRTRDINESPVEVVKSLPVAGTGQVLSYNQLQTGLPGFPRPFTGFGRIFEFESNANSSYNGLIAQVNKRLSHNFQLSGSYTWSHVIDDSPDATAVVPGTDDAKLIYDPNNPRLDRANGNDDVRHRFVLSGVWDLNYAGGIQNPVLRGLAEGWQLAGIFNAQSGQPYTALVNSDLNNDGNNRNERAPSFARNTFNLPAIVTLDPRITRTVRITESAKLQFIGEAFNIFNHSNITGVRTTFYSLANNVGGGCDSAAASPCLVPQVFSNPRVGINAFGIPSSAAAGGQGNVGRVLQIAAKFTF
- a CDS encoding PilZ domain-containing protein, which gives rise to MKGLLFTRDAQVLSVMNQVLDNFEIDTEVCLDSVTALDAVTTLKLDTVIIDWSGSEESTRVLGSMRNSEQNAKSTVLAMVSGDPEMRAARSAGANFIMFKPMNVDQAMRFLRAAYGNMLLQRRRATRCPADIPVVATVTGAGPIEGQIIDISVHGLAFRCTHDIQVDQQISMSFKLPGTSLPIHITGTVKNVITPDSGIRVGICFSSVPHNEIALLEQWISDHLPALPSRVASPEAGKETR
- a CDS encoding AlkA N-terminal domain-containing protein, with the protein product MDLDWRVCSQARVSRDVRFDGKFFIAVLSSRIYCRPICPARSAKEKNVRYFPSAAAAAEAGFRPCLRCRPECSPGTPAWLGTSNTVSRALRLIDESALEDGGVEVLAERLGIGSRHLRRLFLQHLGATPSAVAQTRRLHFAKKLIDETRLPMSHVAVASGFGSVRRFNAAIRKTYRRTPTQIRGLVRQTAIQPENQYLFRLRFRPPYHWTGMLAFLGPRATPGVEVVEGGSYRRSISLNGHHGYFEVSLEESDNALAVRIQFGDPRLLFLIIERIRGMFDLTADWPAIAAKLRIDPVLLARVEADPGLRVPGCWNGFELATRAILGQQITVKGATALAGLLVKTFGRQFSAAKGLTHLFPPPEVLADAKVDSIGMPKARAETIRALARAVCDRRISFEGIVEVNNFLARLCEIPGIGKWTAQYVAMRALREPDAFPFGDLGLMHAVSAQTPRELEERAECWRPWRAYAAMYLWQGHTPNRNEVNGKARSNSVGSAKDPLPLAAQRSRHDCLEGLRSDKNREPLTQP
- a CDS encoding nuclear transport factor 2 family protein, with amino-acid sequence MITKSAICRSEYLRILLSGILALLLVVSGTALKASAAPENSDEATIRKLNDGYIQAFLKSDVGWYREHLADDFICILGDGSPIDKASFLKGTAEGPGVDDFHLEDLHIRIYGDTALVQAVSVYRRKDGTIGKTRYTDVYVKQAGTWKAVSAQLTRVTVPNP
- a CDS encoding Ig-like domain-containing protein, producing AVPPGSGTPTGTVQFKDGVTNLGSPVTLSSGTATSSSISSLTVGAHSITAVYSGDSNFAGSTSAPLTQSVTRTTSTTISNIVVFPNPTPGQKPGTVHMGQTITVTATVTTAAGTPTGSVALLDNNGIQVGSSVNLPNSGSTQIVSFGPLELGLGAHSIVAKYSGDGTFQASSSAPSLIEHIRKPR